A genomic stretch from Mya arenaria isolate MELC-2E11 chromosome 10, ASM2691426v1 includes:
- the LOC128206206 gene encoding uncharacterized protein LOC128206206 has product MWRNALLVVNLCVFGFVAGKSFPEVNGGWHIHVTLHVFSGRADPTWTIPYSHVDYKEIIQLMDTKPDSRLFSRLGYKGFTLVHVPPGHFVTSGSHYNATVTSYPELEMKILMTSLEKKEESGVDEYIIDHTKQAILESRRHRRSSNNLYDSLYPDYGYGDLLFRPSTADPLNLLTDNDMYKLIKLLGDDKRLLNKSTTPPPSGPTQFDPLKWNKYFVKDHNNCYNYANNKITDTFAQPGRAGSCEIGTHPTGNDFKRAALCDGLKEILTPRDVPVPDSGWNLVALVFWPPKPGSMLFDFHWYRLDGNSRWSHKPGRTVATNVDDSKKAIRDPRTADRGPYTEFVAFLETRQDKVLLI; this is encoded by the exons ATGTGGCGCAATGCTTTACTTGTTGTGAATCTATGTGTTTTTGGCTTTGTTGCTGGCAAAAG CTTTCCAGAGGTGAATGGTGGATGGCACATCCACGTGACACTACACGTGTTTTCCGGTCGGGCAGATCCCACGTGGACAATTCCATACAGTCACGTGGACTACAAAGAAATCATTCAGCTTATGGACACGAAACCTGACAGCCGTCTTTTTAGCA GGCTTGGTTACAAGGGATTTACATTGGTGCATGTGCCGCCGGgacattttgtcacttccggtTCTCATTACAATGCAACAGTGACGTCATATCCTGAGTTAGAAATGAAAATTCTTATGACGTCACTtgagaaaaaagaagaaagtgGGGTTGACGAATACATAATTGACCATACAAAACAAGCGATATTAGAG TCACGAAGACATCGTCGAAGTTCCAACAATCTTTATGATTCCCTTTACCCGGACTACGGTTACGGTGACCTACTTTTCCGCCCGTCCACCGCAGACCCCCTCAACCTCCTGACGGACAACGATATGTACAAGCTGATCAAGCTTCTTGGGGACGATAAACGTCTATTGAATAAATCGACCACACCCCCGCCAAGCGGCCCAACCCAGTTTGATCCTCTCAAGTGGAACAAGTACTTTGTGAAG GACCATAACAATTGTTATAACTACGCCAACAACAAAATAACGGACACGTTTGCTCAGCCAGGACGTGCCGGAAGTTGCGAAATTGGCACACACCCTACCGGAAATGACTTCAAGCGGGCCGCTCTATGTGACGGTCTTAAAGAAATACTGACCCCTAGAGATGTGCCCGTTCCTGACAGTGGTTGGAACCTTGTTGCTCTCGTGTTCTGGCCGCCAAAACCAGGAAGCATGCTGTTCGACTTTCATTGGTATAG ATTGGATGGCAATTCCCGATGGTCGCATAAGCCTGGCCGAACTGTAGCTACGAATGTGGACGACAGCAAGAAAGCAATCAGAGACCCGCGAACTGCCGACAGAGGACCATACACCGAGTTCGTTGCCTTCTTAGAGACTCGCCAAGATAAAGTGCTCCTAATCTAA